Part of the Sphingobacteriaceae bacterium genome, TTTTATCATAAAGGGAAAATTAAGAACAGAATATTCTATAGTTTGGATATTAATGGGCTTAACCTTATTGGTTTTTGCGTTATGGAGAGAGAGTTTAGATTTATTAGCCGGTTTTTTCGGCGTGTATTACGCGCCTTCACTTGTATTTATGTTTTTCTTTTTCATGATTTTTGTATTTCTCATTCATCTTTCTGTGGTTAATTCTAAACAACACGAGCAAATTAAAAAACTGGCACAGGAAATGGCTATTCTTAAAGATAAAGTGGAAAACAAAAGTGCATGAATTCTTTTTGGTTAAAATGCAGGTCTTTTGTTAATAGCAAGTATTTTGCCTTATTAATAATTCTAATAATAGCTATACCGGTTTGCATTGTTGCAAAAAAGAATGTGATTTGGTTAGGTGACGCAGATAATTACTGGCATTATTATTTTTCAAAATACGCTTTTCAATTCCCAAAGTTTTTTTTACACCATTGGGGAAAACCCTTTTTTATTTTGTTAACAGCACCGGTTTCTCACTTTGGTTTTTATGCGCTTAATCTTTTTAATATTCTTTGTGGATTATCGAGCGCTTATCTTTTATTCAAATGGTCCAAGCTTTTAAATTATCGATTCGCTTTTTTTGCTATTATTTTACTAATGGCAGCGCCCATTTATTTATCAGCTGTACAAAGTGCATTAACAGAGCCTTTATTTAGTTTTATTCTGTTAGCTTCTTCCTTCTTATTCTTTAAAGAGAAATATTTTTGGGGAGCTTTACTCGCGTCTACTTTAATGTATACCCGCACGGAAGGATTACTGATTATGCCTATTTATGCATTTTATCTATTAATCCGCAAAGAATGGAAATATATTCCCCTGTTGGCAACCACGTTTATTATTTATTCTTTTATTGGTTTGTTAGCCGGACGTGGTTTTCTTTGGTATTTTACGGAGAATCCTTACAATCCGGTGAGTCCCTACGGACACGGTACTTGGAACCACTTTATTATCAGGTATGATTACAGTTTTGGATTGCCATTATTGCTTCTGTTTTTTATCGGTTTATTTATTATTATCGGAAAAATGGTTTTAAATAAAGATTATATTTTTTGGAAAGCGAAAAGCAATGAATTTAAAATATTCTGCTTAGCCTTTGTTCCGTCTCTTACTTTTTTTGCATTTCATGCCTATGCCTGGTATGCGGGAAAATATGCTTCGGCAGGATTAGAAAGAGTGATGGCCTCCATAGTGCCCTTAGTTGTTATTGTTGCCATGGGTGGTGTAAATATTTTGGCATCCATTAGATTTAATTTAATTCGTATTCCATTATTTATGGTTTATTTTTATTTTTTACAGGACGCTACTTTTTTGCACTTCAGTTATCCGACAACGGCTTATGGTGCCGAGAAAGTAGAAATGGAAGCAGCGCAATGGTTTACCAAAATCAGAGAACCCGGTTCTAAAATTTATTATGCGCACCCTGCCTTTGTATTTTACGCGGATTATAATCCCTTTGATGAAGACAATAAGGAATGTTTTGGATTTCCAAATAGTAATTGCATTCCTTATGAGGGTAATCAGAAATTTTATTACATCTGGGATTCGTGGTTTTGTGAATCTTCCTGCGGAAATAAATTATCAGATATAGAAAACTGCCCCAATTTAAAAAAGATGCGGGAATTTAAAGATGGAGATTTATTTCATCTTGTTTTTTTTGAATCGAAGTGATTAACTAAATAAACCGTATTTCACAATACAATAAATAGCTCTGAAGCCATCTTTCCATCCAATTTTTTTTCCCTCTTCATATGTTCTACCGTAATAAGAGATGCCTACTTCATACACCCGAACATTTTTTATTCGAGCCATTTTGGCGGTTACTTCAGGTTCAAATCCAAATCTTTTTTCTTTCAGTTTAATTCCCTTTAAAATATCGGCACGAAATACCTTGTAACAGGTTTCCATGTCGGTTAAGTTTAAATTATTAAACATATTGCTTAAAAAGGTCAAAAATTTATTGCCTAAACTGTGCCAGAAAAATAAAATCCGGTGCGGCTTTCCTCCAATAAATCGAGAACCGTAAACTACATCGGCAAAATTATTTAATATGGGATTTAATAAGATTTGGTATTCATTGGGATCATATTCTAAATCTGCATCTTGTACAAGTATATAATCGCCCTTTGCTAATTCAATGGCTTTATGTATGGCCGCTCCTTTTCCTGAATTAACAGGTTGATTAAACAACTGAAAACTAATTTCTTTTTTATCCGCAAAGTATTT contains:
- a CDS encoding DUF2304 domain-containing protein — its product is MDKIQIVAIAAVVLFITLIVRFIIKGKLRTEYSIVWILMGLTLLVFALWRESLDLLAGFFGVYYAPSLVFMFFFFMIFVFLIHLSVVNSKQHEQIKKLAQEMAILKDKVENKSA
- a CDS encoding glycosyltransferase family 2 protein, translated to MPGTLSILIPAYNEAKTIHLILDKILAAELPGQLKKEIVIVNDCSTDGTKETVEKYFADKKEISFQLFNQPVNSGKGAAIHKAIELAKGDYILVQDADLEYDPNEYQILLNPILNNFADVVYGSRFIGGKPHRILFFWHSLGNKFLTFLSNMFNNLNLTDMETCYKVFRADILKGIKLKEKRFGFEPEVTAKMARIKNVRVYEVGISYYGRTYEEGKKIGWKDGFRAIYCIVKYGLFS